CTTGTCCTTGCTGGTCTCACAGCTGTCCAGCAACTTGTTGATCTTGTCGATCAGTTCCTTGTGCTGTCCGTCGATCATCTCATTTCCTGTAACAAGACTGTCGTCAAATTCTGCTCTCATATTCGATTACCTCCTGTTTGATTCTCCATAGCTATGATAATTTTACCGCAAAACTTCCATAAAAGAAAGGTGAAAATAGAAAAAACCGAAAAGGGACAGGGTATTTTCAATCTGGGACGTGGTATTTTCGAAAATACTACGTCCCCAACAACAGCGCGTTGCAGATGCAGGCCGCGATATTGCTGCCTCCTTTCCTTCCTCCCGCCACGATATAGGGGGTGTCCGCAAGACCCTGGATCAGTTCTTTGGCGGGGAGTACGTTGACGAACCCCACCGGGGCGGCGATCACCAGACGGGGCCGGACTTTTCCTTCCCGGATCAGCTCATACAGCCGGATCAGCGCGGTGGGGGCGTTGCCGATGGCGAAGATCAGGTCTTCTTCCAGGGCGACAGCCTTCTCCATACTTACTGCCGCCCGGGTGATCCCCCGCTCCTTTGCCTCCCGGGCCACATCCTCGTCGGTCATGAAGCAGTAAGCCTTCCCTCCCAGCTTCTCCAGACGCTTCTTGTTAAGACCGGACCAGCCCATCCGGGTGTCGGTGACGATGGAGCAGCCTTCTCTTAAAGCCGCCACTCCCTGTTCTACCGCCTCCGGAGAAAATATCAGGTTTTTGGCGTAGTCAAAATCTGCGCTGGTGTGGATACAGCGCAGGATCACCGCCGCATTTTCCTGGGGCAGCCGGATCCCCATGTCTTCCAGTTCCTCTCTGATGATCGCAAAACTCCTCGCCTCGATCTCTTCCGGCCGGATCTTCTCTATCTTCATACCGTTTCCCCTTTCTTCTCTAGATCCCCTGCTCCAGGATCTTATAAATCTGCTCCATGGGAAGGCTTTCCCTGATCCCTGCCGCCAGCCGGTCGTACTGCTGCTCCTTAAATTCCCGGAAGCTCCTGTCTTCTCTTCCTTTTCCCGCAGCCTGCAGGATCTCGGGGGAAATGCCTTTCCGCTCAACCAGACAGCGGATCAGGGCCTCTGTCACTTCCTCCCGGTCGAAAATGCCGTGCACGTAGGTGCCGTATACATTTCCTGCCCAGGCGCCGTCCGCCTTCTCCTGGCCCGAGATCTGATCCCGCACCCGGGTCAGGGCCTTTGCCTGGCCGCTCTCCCGTCTCCTAAGATCCCCCCTTGTCTCCCCCATATGGATCTCATAGCCTTCCAGTTCTCTGCCGGAAAGCCCATTAAGCGCTCCTTCGCAGGGAGCAAAGACTCCCCGCACCCGGGTGCGGGTCTTCCTGCCGGTAAATGTGGTCTTAAGGGGGAGAAGCCCCAGGCCACGCATGGAGCCGCCCGCCTCTACGCCCAGCGGATCCTCCAGGGTTTCCCCCAGCATCTGATATCCCCCGCAGATGCCAAAGATCACCGCGCCTCTGGCCTCCGCCTTCAGGATCTGAGCCTCCAGGCCGCTTTCTCTGAGCCAGGCCAGATCTTCCATGGTATTCTTGGATCCCGGCAGCAGGATGAGATCCGGCTGTCCCAGCCGGGCCGGATTCTTCACATAACGAAGGGAGCTCTCCGGCCGGTTCTCCAGGGTCAGGAAATCCGTGAAATTGGAGATCCTGGGCAGGCGGATCACCGCAATGTCCAAAAGGCCGTCTCCTTCCTGCCGCTCCAGCCGCCTGGCCAGGCTGTCCTCCTCCTCGATCTCCACGTCCAGGAAGGGCACCACGCCCAGCACCGGCACTTTGGCCCGCCGGGTAAGCTCCGCGACTCCCGGCTCCAGGATGGTCTTGTCTCCCCGGAACTTATTGATGATCAGACCCTTCACCATCTCCCGCTCTTCCGGCTCCAGAAGCTGCAGCGTCCCCAGAAGCTGGGCGAACACGCCGCCCCGGTCGATATCCCCGGCAAGGAGCACCGGAGATCGGGCCATCCGGGCCATCCCCATATTCACGATGTCTCCCTCCCGCAGGTTGATCTCCGCCGGGCTCCCCGCCCCTTCCAGCACCAGGATGTCATAAGCCTCATCCAGCCTGGCAAGCGACTCCCGGATCTGAGGGACCAGCTGCTTCTTATAGGCAAAATATTCCCGGGCACTCATGGTGCCCAGCACCTGGCCGTTTACGATCACCTGGGATCCGGTGTCGCTGGCAGGCTTCAAAAGGATGGGATTCATGTCCGCCGAGGGCTCCACCCCCGCGGCTTCCGCCTGGACCACCTGGGCCCGCCCCATCTCCCGGCCGTCCGCCGTGATAAAAGAATTCAGGGCCATATTCTGGGATTTAAAAGGCGCCACCCGGTACCCGTCCTGCCGGAAGATCCGGCACAGCCCGGCACACAGAAGGCTTTTTCCCGCCCCGGACATGGTTCCCTGTATCATGATCTTCTTAGCCATGCCATCAACCTCTCATTCTCTTCTTCTGTCCGCACCGCCACCCGGAAGAACTCTTCCGGAAGCCCCCGGTAATTCCCGCAGTCCCGGATCAGGAATCCTGCCGCCAGGGCCTCCCTGTAAAGCCCCGACCTTCCTCTGAAAAATACATAGTTTGCTCTGGAACCATAGACAGGGAAACCGCAGGCTTCCAAGCCTTCCCGGAGAAACGCCCTTCCCCGGGCCACCACTTTCCGGGATTCCTCCAGATATCCCTCTGCCCCCTGAAGGGCCGCCACGCCTGCGATCTGGGCAGGCAGGGACACATTCCAGGGCTGGAGCATCTCCTGCATCTGCTTCAAAAACTTCGGATCCCCGCAGAGGGCGTACCCCAGCCGCAGCCCCGGCATGGCGAAGCTTTTGGTAAATGCTTTCACCACCAGAAGCTCCGGGTACTCCCGGATCAGCTCTCTTGCCTCATACTGCCCCGGATCCTCCAGAAAATCAATAAAACACTCGTCCAGCACCAGCCTTGCCTCGCAGGCCCGGCACCGCTCCAGCGCCTCCTTCACAAATTCCCGCTCAAGAGGCCAGCCCGTAGGGTTGTTGGGGCTGCACAGGAACACCAGATCCACCTCAGGATTGATCCGCTCCAGGAAATCTGCTCCTATCTCAAATTCCTGCTCTTCCTTAAGCTCATAGAACTCGGTCTGTCCTCCGGCCGCCCCAAGGGCCCTTTCATACTCGGAAAAGGCCGGCGCCGTCACAAGCCCCCTTCTAGGGTTTTGCGCCCAGGCTGCCGCAAAGAAAAGCTCCGCCGCGCCGTTGCCGCACAGCACCGCTTCCGGCGGTGTCTGCTCAAACTGCCCGATGGCCTCCCGCAGCTTCTCACAGCGCATATCCGGATAGCAGGCGATCTCCCCCAGGCTCTCCTCCAACGCCCGGATCACGCCCTTGGGCGGGCCCAGCGGGTTGCTGTTCACGGAGAAATCCGTTACTTCCGGATGGCGGTAGATATCCCCGCCGTGGATCTGTTCTGTTGTCCCCTTCCTTTCTTCGGCCTTCCTCACTCCACATTACCTCCATCTAAAACCAGATGATCAACACCGTCACCTTCAGTGCAAGAAACCCGGCCAGGGCCAGCGCCGCCGTCAGATACATCAGTTTCCCGGCCCGCCGGATATCCTCCGGCTCAATGGGCCGCACCGGATCCCCCAGGGTGGGTTTCCGGTGAAGTTTGCCAAAATACCAGGCGTCCCCGGCAAGCTCCACTCCCAGAGCCCCCGCCATCACCGCCTCCGTCTGACCTGCGTTGGGGCTTTTGTGCCGCCTGCGATCCCGGCGGTAGACCTTCCACGCCCGCCTTCCGCCTTTCCCTGTAAGAAATGCAGCTACCAGCATGAACAGCGCCGAAAGCCGGGCCGGCACATAATTCACCACATCGTCCAGACGGGCCGCAGCTGTGCCAAAATACTGATACCGGTCGTTGCGATAGCCGATCATAGAGTCCATGGTGTTCACCGATTTGTAGAAAAATCCGCCGGCGGCGCCAAACAACATCAGGTAGAACAAAGGCGCCACCACCCCGTCGGAGGTGTTTTCCGCCACGGTCTCCACCGCCGCTTTGACTACTCCTTCTTCCGTCAGACTCTGGGTGTCCCTGCCCACGATCCTGGAGACCGCCCGGCGGCCTTCCTCCACTCCCCCGGTCTCCAGCGCCTGGTACACCCGGTCGCTTTCCACCTGAAGGGAACGGGCGGCCAGAAGCTGATAACAGAAGAAGGTCTCCAGAAGAAGCCCCAGCGGGAAAAAGAGCCTGTAAGCCAGAAGAAGGATCCCCGCCGGGATCCCGGTACTGAAAAGGATCACCAGGACCGCCAGGATCCCTCCCCCCAGGCGCTCAAAGGGCTTCGTTCCGGGCAGAGATCTTCTGATAATTGGTTCCAGTCTCTCGATCAGCCGACCCATAAGCCGCACCGGATGATAAGGCCACACCGGATCCCCCAGCGCAAGGTCCAGAAGAAATCCGCCGGTCACAGGCAGCATCTGCAAATATAAGTTCATATCCTTCTCCATTTCTTACTTGATAATCATAGAAGTCTCCCCGGGGCCGTGCATACTCCTCCATAAGCGCCATGATGGTCCCCCCGTGGACCACCAGAGCCGCCCGGGTGATGTTCTCTTTCTCACACTGTCTCCGGACCTTCTCAAATCCCTCCAGCACCCGCTTCTTAAATTCTTCCCGGTTCTCCCCGCCGGGAGGGGCGTCCATGCCGCAGGAAGCAAACCACTGCTGATAGGAATTTTGCCTGATCAGCTCCTCAAACTTGTGCCCTTCAAACTCTCCGAACCGGCACTCCGCAAGCTCCGGGATCACCACC
This window of the Massilistercora timonensis genome carries:
- the cbiB gene encoding adenosylcobinamide-phosphate synthase CbiB, giving the protein MWPYHPVRLMGRLIERLEPIIRRSLPGTKPFERLGGGILAVLVILFSTGIPAGILLLAYRLFFPLGLLLETFFCYQLLAARSLQVESDRVYQALETGGVEEGRRAVSRIVGRDTQSLTEEGVVKAAVETVAENTSDGVVAPLFYLMLFGAAGGFFYKSVNTMDSMIGYRNDRYQYFGTAAARLDDVVNYVPARLSALFMLVAAFLTGKGGRRAWKVYRRDRRRHKSPNAGQTEAVMAGALGVELAGDAWYFGKLHRKPTLGDPVRPIEPEDIRRAGKLMYLTAALALAGFLALKVTVLIIWF
- a CDS encoding cobyric acid synthase, with the translated sequence MAKKIMIQGTMSGAGKSLLCAGLCRIFRQDGYRVAPFKSQNMALNSFITADGREMGRAQVVQAEAAGVEPSADMNPILLKPASDTGSQVIVNGQVLGTMSAREYFAYKKQLVPQIRESLARLDEAYDILVLEGAGSPAEINLREGDIVNMGMARMARSPVLLAGDIDRGGVFAQLLGTLQLLEPEEREMVKGLIINKFRGDKTILEPGVAELTRRAKVPVLGVVPFLDVEIEEEDSLARRLERQEGDGLLDIAVIRLPRISNFTDFLTLENRPESSLRYVKNPARLGQPDLILLPGSKNTMEDLAWLRESGLEAQILKAEARGAVIFGICGGYQMLGETLEDPLGVEAGGSMRGLGLLPLKTTFTGRKTRTRVRGVFAPCEGALNGLSGRELEGYEIHMGETRGDLRRRESGQAKALTRVRDQISGQEKADGAWAGNVYGTYVHGIFDREEVTEALIRCLVERKGISPEILQAAGKGREDRSFREFKEQQYDRLAAGIRESLPMEQIYKILEQGI
- a CDS encoding histidine phosphatase family protein; this encodes MRTFYLIRHGRTAGNLERRYIGSTDEPLCLEGRREISGLRAPEADRVFASPLKRCLETGAILYPGKEPVVIPELAECRFGEFEGHKFEELIRQNSYQQWFASCGMDAPPGGENREEFKKRVLEGFEKVRRQCEKENITRAALVVHGGTIMALMEEYARPRGDFYDYQVRNGEGYELIFADAACDRRISSGPCAGGSGVALSSGAAYGSADRETGTNYQKISARNEAL
- a CDS encoding precorrin-8X methylmutase, with protein sequence MKIEKIRPEEIEARSFAIIREELEDMGIRLPQENAAVILRCIHTSADFDYAKNLIFSPEAVEQGVAALREGCSIVTDTRMGWSGLNKKRLEKLGGKAYCFMTDEDVAREAKERGITRAAVSMEKAVALEEDLIFAIGNAPTALIRLYELIREGKVRPRLVIAAPVGFVNVLPAKELIQGLADTPYIVAGGRKGGSNIAACICNALLLGT
- a CDS encoding threonine-phosphate decarboxylase, with protein sequence MRKAEERKGTTEQIHGGDIYRHPEVTDFSVNSNPLGPPKGVIRALEESLGEIACYPDMRCEKLREAIGQFEQTPPEAVLCGNGAAELFFAAAWAQNPRRGLVTAPAFSEYERALGAAGGQTEFYELKEEQEFEIGADFLERINPEVDLVFLCSPNNPTGWPLEREFVKEALERCRACEARLVLDECFIDFLEDPGQYEARELIREYPELLVVKAFTKSFAMPGLRLGYALCGDPKFLKQMQEMLQPWNVSLPAQIAGVAALQGAEGYLEESRKVVARGRAFLREGLEACGFPVYGSRANYVFFRGRSGLYREALAAGFLIRDCGNYRGLPEEFFRVAVRTEEENERLMAWLRRS